CCTCGCCCGGATGGCGAGCGAGAAAGGCCTCGAGCAGGCCCGGCAGGTGTTCACCGCAGGCCGCGGCGTTGGCCCACAGGCGCACCGGCGCCGCCCGGTGCGGGGCGAGCGCGGCCTCGAGCCGTTCGCACGCACCGATCACGTCGCGGGCATGGGCGAGCATCGCCTGCCCGGCGGCCGTGGGGCGCACACCCCGGCTGTGGCGTTCGAACAGCGGGGCGCCGAAGCGCACCTCCATCGTCCGGATGCGTTCGCTCGCCGACGCGAGCGTGAGGTGCGCACGCGCCGCGCCGCCGGTCAGGGAGCCCGCGTCGCACACGTGCAGGAACAGCTGGAGGTCGATGAGGTCGAAGCGCACCGGGGCAACGTACCACAGCGAGCCTCAGGCGGGTCCTGAGGCTCCCCGCGCCACTTCCGCATTCCCGGGGATCGCCCGGCATCCCACACTGCGGCCATGACCTCGGACCTGTTCTCTCCCACACTCGCCGCCGCGGCCGCGGTGTTCGTCCTGGCGGGCGCCGTCAAGGGCGTCGTGGGCCTCGGCCTGCCCACCGTCGCGATGGCGCTGCTCGCGCTGCTGGTCGCGCCCACGCACGCGGCGCTGCTGCTGATCGTGCCATCGCTCGTCACGAACGTTTGGCAGGCCGGCCCGTGGCGCACGCTCGCGCCGCTGCTGCCGCGCCTGGCCGTGCTGCAGGTCGGGGTGTGCCTCGGCACGTGGGCCGGCCTCGCGTGGTGGAATGCGCCCGGCGGCCCGGCGAGCCAGCTCGCGCTGGGGGCGGTGCTGGTCGCCTACGGCGTGTGGGGCTTCGCGGCCCGGCCGTGGCGGATGAACGAATCCGTGTCACGCCGCCTCGCCGCGCCGGCCGGCGTCGTGACCGGCCTGGTCACCGCCGCCACCGGGGTGTTCGTCGTGCCCGCCGTGCCGTGGCTGCAGGCGCTGGGTCTGAGCCGCGACGAGCTGGTGCAGGCGATGGGGCTGTCGTTCAGCGTGTCGACCGTCGCGCTGGCCGTGGGGCTGGGCGTCACGACGCCGGTGGGCTGGAACGAGGCCGCGGCCTCGACGCTGATGCTGCCCCCGGCGCTGGCCGGCATGGCGATCGGAGCGCGCCTGCGCCGGCGCCTGTCGCCACAGGCCTTCCGCACGGGGCTCTTCGCGGCGCTCGTCGTGCTCGGCGTGCACCTGCTGTGGCAGGCGGCGTGGGCGGCCTAACCTTCCCAGCCTCCGCCCAGCGCCGCCATCAACCGCAACGACGCGTCGAGCCGTTCGGCCGTGACGTCGAGCGCCGCGCGGCGGCTCTGCAGCGTGAGGTTCTGCGCCACCGCCACCTCCAGGAAGCTGACGAGGCCCGAGCGGTAGCGGTTGGTCACCACCCGCTCGTTCTCCTCGGCCAGCGCGACGAGGCGCGCCTGGTCGGTCGCTTTCGCGTCGAGGGCCTGCAGGCCCGCGAGGGCATCGTCCACCTCCTTCATCGCGGTGAGGACCGACAGGCGCCACGCGGCCGCCTGTTCGTCGGTGGCGGCGTCGGCCGCGTCGGCGGTGGCCTGGCGGGCGCCGGCGTCGAACAGCGTGGCGGCGAGTTGCGGTCCCACGGACCAGACGCGGGCGGGAGCCTCGAACAGGTCGGACCAGCGGGTGCTGCGCACACCCGCGGCGGCCGAGATCGTGATGTCGGGCAGCCAGGCGCGCCGCGCCGATCCGGCGCGCGCGCTGGCGGCCTCGAGCCGTTCCCGAGCCACGGCCACGTCGGGCCGGTGAACCAGCAGGGTCGAGGGCACGGTCGCCGGCACGGCGGGCACATCGGGCAACACCGCGACGGGCGCCAAGGTGCCGGTGACCGGCGCGCGCCCCGCCAGCACGGCGATGGTGTGCTCGTACAGCGCGCGCTGCAGCGTGAGGTCGTGCAGGCCGGCCCGCACGGACTGCGCCTGCACCTCGGCCTGGGTCACGTCGGAGCGGGCCACGAGGCCGGCCTCGTACTGGTTGCGCGTCAGGGTCAGCGACCGTTCGTACGCGCCGAGCGTCTGCTCCGACAGTTCGCGCTGGCGATCGAGCACGCGAAGCCGCAGGTAGGCCCGTGCGAGTTCGAGCCGCACCGCCAGCCGCACCGAGGCCACGTCGGCCTCGCTCGCACGCAGGTCGGCGCGGCCGGCCTGGCGTTCGAGTGCGACACGCCCCCACAGGTCGGGCTGCCAGCTCGCGAGCAGCGAGCCCTGCCACACCGTCGCGGTGACGCCGTCGGCACGGGCCCGTTCGGCGCCCGCGGTGGCCTTCAGCACGGGCTTGTCGGCCGCACCCGCGAGGCGCCACTGCGCCTCGGCCTGGCGCACCCGCGCGAGTGCCTGCTCGACGGTGCCGTTGGCCTCGCCGGCCTCGTTCATCAGGC
This genomic stretch from Piscinibacter gummiphilus harbors:
- a CDS encoding efflux transporter outer membrane subunit; protein product: MIRLLPMAAVIAAMVGCGTPPPAPKPPPVPDQFRFQSGWVTAPADAAPRGEAWWTRFDDAELDRLMNEAGEANGTVEQALARVRQAEAQWRLAGAADKPVLKATAGAERARADGVTATVWQGSLLASWQPDLWGRVALERQAGRADLRASEADVASVRLAVRLELARAYLRLRVLDRQRELSEQTLGAYERSLTLTRNQYEAGLVARSDVTQAEVQAQSVRAGLHDLTLQRALYEHTIAVLAGRAPVTGTLAPVAVLPDVPAVPATVPSTLLVHRPDVAVARERLEAASARAGSARRAWLPDITISAAAGVRSTRWSDLFEAPARVWSVGPQLAATLFDAGARQATADAADAATDEQAAAWRLSVLTAMKEVDDALAGLQALDAKATDQARLVALAEENERVVTNRYRSGLVSFLEVAVAQNLTLQSRRAALDVTAERLDASLRLMAALGGGWEG
- a CDS encoding sulfite exporter TauE/SafE family protein; translated protein: MTSDLFSPTLAAAAAVFVLAGAVKGVVGLGLPTVAMALLALLVAPTHAALLLIVPSLVTNVWQAGPWRTLAPLLPRLAVLQVGVCLGTWAGLAWWNAPGGPASQLALGAVLVAYGVWGFAARPWRMNESVSRRLAAPAGVVTGLVTAATGVFVVPAVPWLQALGLSRDELVQAMGLSFSVSTVALAVGLGVTTPVGWNEAAASTLMLPPALAGMAIGARLRRRLSPQAFRTGLFAALVVLGVHLLWQAAWAA